Genomic window (Aquimarina sp. BL5):
TTAATCAATCACCAATTGGTCGTACACCACGATCTAATCCCGCGACATATACAGGAGTATTTTCTGAAATCAGAACATTGTTTTCTAAAACACCAGAAGCCATGATCCGTGGGTATAAACCAGGACGTTTTAGTTTTAATGTTACCGGCGGGAGATGTGAAACATGTAAAGGAGGCGGTCTGCGTGTTATAGAAATGAATTTCTTACCAGATGTTTATGTAGAATGCGAAACTTGCCAAGGAAAAAGATTTAACAGAGAAACTTTAGAAATACGATATAAAGGAAAATCTATTTCTGATGTATTAGAAATGACCATTAATGAGTCTTGCGAGTTTTTTGATCAAATTCCTAAAATCTTTAGAAAATTAAAAACTATTAGGAGTGTTGGCTTGGGATACATTACCTTAGGCCAGCAATCCACTACCTTATCAGGTGGTGAAGCACAACGTATTAAATTGGCTACGGAATTATCAAAAAGAGACACCGGAAATACTTTTTATATATTAGACGAGCCGACAACCGGACTTCATTTTGAAGATATCAGAGTGTTAATGGAAGTACTGAATGAACTGGTAAACAAAGGAAATACAGTATTGATTATAGAACATAATCTGGATGTTGTAAAAATGGCCGATTACATTATAGATATAGGATATGAAGGAGGGAAAAATGGCGGAGAAGTCGTAGCCAAAGGTACTCCCGAAGAAATTATTAAAAATAAAAAAAGCTATACCGCAAAATTTTTGAAGAAAGAGTTAGAAGTAAGTAATCTAAAATAATGATTCAGTATATTCTTCAACTTTAGAATAAATAAACAAAAACAAATAACAATTCAAGGTTACATCAGTCATTTACTGAAAACCGTAAAATATAATTTATGAGAAAAGAACGACGTCACAAAGGATGGAATGAGATAAAAACAAATGATTCATGGGCAATCTTTAAGATCATGGGAGAGTTTGTTAATGGATTCGAAAGAATGAGTAAAATTGGGCCCTGTGTTTCTATTTTTGGATCTGCAAGAACGAAAACCGATAACAAATACTACCAATTAACTGTAGATGTAGCTCAAAAAATTGTAGAACACGGTTATGGTGTTATTACCGGTGGTGGTCCAGGTATTATGGAAGCTGGTAATAAAGGTGCTCATTTGGGTGGAGGAACATCCGTAGGACTTAACATAGAACTACCTTTCGAACAGCACGATAACCCCTATATCGATAGTGATAAAAGTCTGGACTTTGATTATTTCTTTGTTCGAAAAGTAATGTTCGTAAAATACTCTCAGGGATTTGTAGTAATGCCAGGTGGATTCGGGACCTTAGATGAGCTTTTTGAGGCGATCACTTTGATACAAACTAAAAAAATTGCAGTATTTCCTATTATTTTAGTAAGTACTGAGTTCTGGGGGGGACTAATAGACTGGGTGAAAAGCACACTCTTAGATAAATTTGGCAATATTAGTGCTGGAGATATGGATTTAATTCATGTAGTCGATACTCCAGAAGAAGTATTAGATATATTAGACAAATTCTATGGACAATATAATTTAAGTCCTAATTTCTAAAAAAGCATCCCTTTTCACACAAACTCAACAAACTCAGCAATGAAAAGAATCGTATTAATAGTCATAGTATTTTGTAGTGCCCAAATTTCATTCGGACAGGCTACTATTAAAACTATGTTTTATAACGTTTTAAACTATCCTTCTGCTCCACCCACAAATAGAGAAGAAATATTGGAAACTATCATTGATAGTTATGAGCCCGATATTTTTATGATTTGTGAATTGGAAACCGAAGATGGAGGTGATGAAATACTTAATGATTCATTGAATGATGATGGTAATAATTATTCTAGCGCTCCTTTCTTAAGTAATTTTTCTAATTCTGATGTAGAATTACATCAATTACTATATTATAACAATCAAAAGTTTACTTTAATACAAAGCCAAAGACTAACAACCACAATAAGAGATATTAACTGGTACACACTAGAATTAATCTCTGATGATCAGAGCAACAATCCCATTAGAATAGAAGTTTTTGTGGCCCATCTTAAAGCCAGTAGAGGCGCTGACAATGAGACCAAACGTCTTAATATGGTAAGAGAGTTTACGGATAACTATGCTAATTTAGACGAAAATGATTATGTGATTTTTGCGGGTGACTTTAATTTATATTCATCAGAAGAACCAGCTTATCAGGAATTACTAGATGCAAATAATAAAATTGTGATGGTAGATCCTATAACTACTCCTGGTGATTGGAGCAGTAACATTACTTTTACGGATATACATACACAAAGTACACGTATAAGCAGTGATGAGTTTGGTGATTTTGGAAGTGGCGGCGGACTGGATGATCGATTTGATTTTATTTTGATGTCTGAAAACATGATAAATAGTCCTGAATTAAGCTATAAACCCGATACTTACTCAGCATATGGCAATAATGGTAATTGCTATAACCAAAGGATTGATAATGCTGATTGTACAGGGAAATTTGATAGTGCATTGAGAGATGCATTATATAATATGAGTGACCATTTACCCGTTGTGATGGAGTTACAGGTAAATCAACAATTACTCAGTACTACAGAATTTGTAGAAACCCCAAAAACAATACAATTAAACAGTGGTACTATAATTGATGATATTTTATCTTTACAAATAAACAATCATCCGGAACCTATAGATTTCAGGATATATAATACTTTAGGTCAAGAAATAGTGTCATTTTCTGCAAATGGAAATAGTATTACTAACATTCCTGTATCCGCATTAAGTAAAGGAATGTACTACCTTGTTCCGGTTAGTATGAATAGTAACACGATTAAATTTTTAAAGAAAAATTGAGCTTCTCCAGAATATTCCATATAGTTATAATTCTATTTGCTATGCAAGCTTTATCGGCTCAGCATACCATAACTATTGATGGAACTTTGGATGCTGAAAACAAGGTGATATCAATACAACAAGAAATCACTTATACCAACGAATCAAAAGACACCTTACGAGAAATATTTTTACACGATTGGGCAAATAGTTTTAACAGTAAAACTACCCCCCTTGGTGAACGCTTTTCTGAAGATTTTTTAAAACGATTTTATTTTGCAAAAGATTATGAGCGTGGAGCTACCGCTATTGAGTCAATTACAGACAAGTCTAATAGTAGTCTAACCTGGGAGCGTTATAATCAAACTCCTGATATTATAAAATTAGATATTGACAAATCATTATATCCTGGAAACAGTGTTACGTTTATTTTAACATATAAAGTAAAAATACCTAATGAAAAATTCACACGATATGGTTATCATAAAAATGGTAATTTCAGTCTCAAATATTGGTATATTGCTCCTGCTGTATATGATACAAAATGGAATATCTATAGCCATAAAAACCTAGATGACTTATACGCGCCATTAACCGATTACACCATAAATATAACCTTATCATCTGATTATAATCTTACTAGTGAATTTGATCAGAAAGAAGCATCTCTGCCTAATGAGGAAACTAAAAATGTGCAACTTATTGGTGAAAAAAGAAACGAAGTAAATCTGTATCTGGAAAAAAATAATTCGTTCTATGACTTTCAGATGAATGGGTTAAAACTCATTAGTAACATAGAGGATAATGATTTAATGCCAGAGATGAAAAGTGTGGCAACAAAAAGAATCGTTAAGTTTTTAGAAAAAAGATTAGGCCCATATCCATTTGACAAAATTTTAGTCTCAGAAAATGATTATAAAAACAATCCTGTATATGGATTAAACCAATTACCTGATATATTGAGACCGTTCCCGGATGGTTTTCAATATGAAATTAAGCAACTGAAATCTATTACCGAAAGCTACCTGGAAAAGACACTAATTATAAATCCTAGATACGATGCTTGGATAAAAGATGCTATTCATATCTACCTAATGATGTCCTATACAGAACAGTATTATCCAGATATGAAAATCATAGGAAACCTAAGTAAAGTTATCGGTATTCGATGGTTTCACGCTGCAGATTTAGATTTTAATGACCAGTATTTTCTAGGGTATAAAAATATGGCAAGATTATTTCTGGATCAACCTCTTACTGAACCGCAAGATAAACTTATAAAATTCAATAAAAATATCGCCAATGCATATAAGGCGGGGATTGGTTTTAAATATTTAGAAGATTATCTGGAAGACGATAATATCTTATCAGAAGCTGTTAAAAATTACTACATCAATAATACATTACAGCTTACAAACTCTAAAGAATTCGAAAAGATCTTAAATGATTTAACTCCTAAAAATATTGATTGGTTTTTTGAAGACTTCATACCCACTAATGAGAAATTGGATTTCAAAATTAAATCGATTAAAAGAAAAAATGACTCTCTTGAAGTTACCATAAAGAATAAAAGAAATAATGCAATGCCCGTCTCACTGGCTGGATTAAGAGATGGACAATTAGTTTCCAAAACATGGATAACCAATATTACAGGGAAGAAAAAAGTAAAAATCGCCAATGATGATATCGACAAATTGGTTTTAGATTATGATCAAAATATTCCAGAAGTAAATCGCAGAAATAATCATCGAAATCTAAAAGGAATTTTTAATAAACCGATACAATTCAGGTTTTTACAGGATATAGAAGACCCCACACGTAGTCAGGTGTTTTACATTCCAGAATTTGAGTTTAATGTGTATGATGGTTTAACTATTGGTTCTAAGTTTTATAATAAAACATTCATAAGACGAGATTTTGATTATAGAATTACTCCTAGTTATGGTTTTCTATCTAAAAAACTAATTGGTTCTGCTTTTTTCCAATACAGAGATCAAATTGCAGATTATGGGCTTTACCAGATTAGATATGCATTTAGTGGCAGCATGTTTAGCTATGCCCCTGATTTATTATTTAGGCGTTTCTCCCCTTCTGTTGATTTTTCTTGGAGACCACAAGATCTAAGATCTAATGAGAGACAACGGCTTTCTATACGTAGCGTAAACGTGTTTAGAGAACGGGACGATAATGATCCTGTAGAAACCCCAGATTATAGTGTTTTTAATGTTAGATATAGATATTCTGATTTTAATCTTTTGGACTTTACTTCTTATATATTTGATTATCAAATAGCCAAAAACTTTAGCAAGCTATCTGCCACCTTTAACTATAGAAAAGTGTTTTTGAACAATAGACAAATAAATCTCCGTTTATTCGCTGGTGCTTTCCTTTTTAATGATACGGAAAAGGATGGTGATTTCTTCAGCTTTGCTTTAGATAGACCAACCGATTATCTTTTTGATTTTAATTATTTAGGACGTAGTGAAGACACTGGATTAGTAAGTCAACAAATAATTATAGCAGAAGGAGGATTTAAATCTCAACTTGACTATCCTTTTGCTAACCAATGGATTACTACACTTAATGCCAATACTAATATTTGGAAGTGGATATATGCATATGGAGATGTTGGTTTTGTTAAAAATAGAGGAATGTCACCAAAATTTGTGTATAATGCGGGTGTACGAGTGAGTCTTGTTGCTGATTATTTCGAGCTTTTCTTTCCGATAGCCTCTAATAATGGTTTTGAAATAAATCAACCTAACTATAATGAGCAGATTCGATTTATTATTACACTAAGTCCACAAACACTTATTGGATTATTTACCAGAGAATGGTATTAATAATAATTAAAACTGTTTTTAAAACAATTACTTACTTCAATACTCTGCTTCAAATCGATTTTAATCAAAGATAGTTTTCACGAACATGTATTTCTTTTTCTGGAGTAGTTCTTATTAAATACTTCATAAAAAGATAAAGACTTAATACGTGAGCAATATTAATAAATACAGTGAAAATTTTACTTGAATAAAATAACTCATTTATAGGTAATAAAGACACTATAAATATGCATAAAAAAGCTACTACAAGTAATTTCAAACCTTCTTTTGACATATCTTGTACATATATAAGATAAGACACTAGTATATATGACGTAGAGCACATTAGACAAACAACTACTTCTGGAACGGCTTCTTTAACAACATCAATAAGTAACTGAGAAATAGCATATATCAAATACAAAACCAATCCAGAACTAACTAAAATAGGTATTGATAAAAAAGTACTACGCTTAATATTTCTAACCAATAAATACCTTCTCAACGCAAGTGTACACGATATAAAATATATAGCTGTCAAAATACATATTATGGAAAAATTCTGGACGAAATCGGTATAAATAAGAGTATCGCAAATAATCATGGAAATTAAACTAAGTACATACCACAAATTTATTTTAACTACACGTTCAAAATATATGACCCCAATAGAAACTATCATTGTTGGTAGTCCATAAGCTAAATATTTTCTATCAAAAAAAACAGCAATTATAATAACCGCTGTAAAAGCAAAATAGAATAATATATCTGTTAGCTTTATATTTTTCAAAAATATGCTGTTACTTCTTATGAATTCATTTCTGTTTTAAAGAATCACTGATGATCTTATAGAGTTCTTCAACAACACTTCTAAGTTATATTATTTTTTGGATTTGTAGGAAAAAAATGAACTTAACCTTAAACCTACTTTATTAAACCTTAAAAAATAAGATTTCTAAAAAACTAAAAACCAAGTTTTTAAATAAAAACAATCTAAATAATCTTATTCAAAAAATAACAATTAAAAGTTTAAACCACATACAATCGAAGTATATCGACACTACACATCACACAAATCAAACAAGCTTTTATAGATTACAAATTCAAATATTTCCTATGATAAATCTACAAAACAATAAATGTGAAAATTTTGAATATTTGTTAATCAGTTCTTAAAATAATGGTCTAAAAAAAGAATTATATAACAAAAAGTTGATTTATGTGAATTATCCTTAATAAATTTAATACTTCTTGCCTTGGAATTGGCGTGGATTTTAGCTAAATTTGCGGACCGTAAAACATCGTTCACATGCAGCCTGAAACAACAATTACACCTAATATTTCTTTTGAAGAATATAGAAATCAAATACTTAGAGATTACAAAATTGCTTTAATAAGTAGAGAGTGTAGTTTATTAGGACGAAGAGAAGTCCTAACAGGAAAGTCCAAATTTGGAATTTTTGGTGGTGGAAAGGAATTACCTCAGTTAGCAATGGCTAGAGTTTTTCGTGATGGTGATTTCAGATCAGGGTACTATCGTGATCAAACGTTTATGATGGCTATAGAGCAATATACTGTAGAACAATTTTTTGCAGGTTTATATGCTCATACTGATATTGAAAAAGAACCTTTTGCAGCAGGCAGACAAATGGGTGGTCACTTTGCTACTCATAGTCTTAATGAAGATGGATCCTGGAAAAATTTAACTAAACAAAAAAATTCTAGTTCTGACATCTCTCCTACTGCCGGTCAAATGCCAAGATTATTAGGTTTAGCACAAGCATCCAAAGTATACCGTAACGAGAAAAGTGTAAAAGAAAATACTAATTTTTCTATTAATGGAAATGAAGTAGCTTGGGGAACTATTGGTAACGCAAGTACTAGTGAAGGTCTTTTTTGGGAAACTGTAAATGCCGGTGGTGTTCTTCAAGTACCAATGGTTATTAGTGTTTGGGATGATGAGTATGGAATTTCGGTACACGCAAAACATCAAACTACAAAAGAAAACATATCTGCAGTTTTAGAAGGATTTAGACGTGATGAAAAGCACGATGGATACGAAATCATAGTAGTAAACGGTTGGGATTATCCAGCTCTTGTAGAAGCCTATGAAACTGCTGAAGATTTAGCTAGGGAACAGCACATTCCGGTTATAGTGCATGTAAAAGAACTAACACAACCGCAAGGTCACTCTACTTCAGGATCTCACGAACGATATAAAAGTGAAGAAAGATTAAACTGGGAACGTGAACATGACTGCAATAAGAAATTCAAGGAATGGATTATTGAACATAATGTCGCTACAGCAGATGAATTGCTTGCATTAGAAAAATCTTGTAAGAAAATAGTTAGACAAGGTAAAACCAGCGCTTGGAACGCTTACTTATCTGAAATTGTTGCTGAACAAAAACAAGCACTTCTTATGTTAGAAGCTGTAGAATCTAAAAGTGCTAACAAAAATTTCATCTCTCCTCTTGTAAAGACATTGGCAGATAAAGATGAGCCAATCCGCAAAGATATTCTTGAAGCAACTCGAAAAACGTTACGATATATTGTTAAAGAAGATTTCCCGGAAAAAACAGCGCTTCAAAATTGGATTAACAGTTATATAGAAGAAATTCAGCCTAAATATAGTGATCACCTCTACAATGATTTTGATAGTAATGTTACTAAAATCAAAGAAGTTATACCTCAATATGCAGAAAATGCAGAGATTGTAGATGCTCGTTTGATTCTTAGAGATAATTTTGATCAAATATTCAGTAGAATTCCTGAATCCTTAATTTTTGGAGAAGACAGTGGTAAGATCGGTGATGTTAATCAGGGACTTGAAGGATTACAAGAAAAATTTGGAGATATAAGAGTTTCAGATGCAGGTATCAGAGAAGCTACTATTATCGGTCAGGGAATTGGTATGGCTATGAGAGGTCTTAGGCCTATTGCCGAAATACAATATCTTGATTACATTTTATACTGTATACAAGGATTAAGTGATGATCTCGCAACCTTAAGATACAGAACATTTGCTAAACAAAAAGCACCGTTAATTGTTAGAACAAGAGGACATAGACTAGAAGGTATATGGCATTCTGGTTCTCAAATGGGTGGTTTAATTCACCTATTACGCGGAATTCATATTCTTGTACCGCGAAATATGACTAAAGCTGCTGGGTTTTATAATACTTTAATGGATAGTGACGAACCGGCAGTGGTAATAGAATGTCTTAACGGATATCGTCTTAAAGAAAAAATGCCTTCTAACCTATCAGAAATTAGAACACCTGTTGGTGTCGTTGAAACGGTAAAAGAAGGAAGTGACATAACACTTGTTTCTTATGGATCAACGCTAAGACTAGTAGAACAAGCAGCTAAAGAATTATTATCATTAGGTATTAATGCAGAAGTAATTGACGTACAATCCTTAATCCCATTTGATTTAACTCACGATATCGTAAAAAGTGTAGCTAAGACCAATAGATTAATGATTATTGACGAAGATGTGCCTGGTGGAGCTACGGGGTATATACTTCACAAACTTATTGATGAACAAAACATTTATCAATATTTAGATAGTGAGCCGCAAACGCTAAGTGCACAACCACATCGTCCGGCATTTGGAACTGATGGAGATTATTTCAGTAAGCCATCTACAGAAGATATTTTTGAGAAAGTTTATGATTTGATGAATGAGGTTAATCCTGTAGAATATCCTAAATTAAGGTAAACACAAAACCTTAGTCAAAAACCGTAACATTCGGTCTAATAAACATATGTATTCTTCTTTGCTGACAAGCTTAGAAAAACAAAACCCCTCAGAAAGAGGGGTTTTATTTTTAAAATGGGTTTTCTATTCGTATACGCTCTCCTTCTTTATAAGAAATAACAAATATATTCTTATCAATAATCCCAGATTGAAGTAGGATCTTTCTAAATTCCTGAGCTTCTTCAAGGGTCTCAAAAATACCTAAACTAAGTTTATAATAATATGTATCGTTATAAAAAAGAGTATTGGTGAATTTTTCTGAAACCAAAGAAACCTTATCCGTTGTAAAGGATTGTATTTGAACAGAATACACGGTGTCTTTATTTATTAAACTTCTATATAAATAAAGATCCTTTATATTTTTAAGATCGGGTTGCTCCTTTTTTAATTGATTCAACTGATTTTTAAGTCCATCGATCTCTGATTGAAAAGAGGAGAATTCTTTATTATTAGTGGTTACACTACTACTGCTATTACCTACCCAAAACACCACATATATAATCAATGTTATTGTAGTAATTAATAGAACAGAGCAAAGTATCTTAAACATTATTTTAGACGCTCTGTTCTTTTTGAGTTCTAATGATCTATCATTAAGAAGATCCTCTAGTTTTTGTTGTTCAACCTCGGCTTTTTCTATCTGATAATGCAGTGATAAAAGATCTTCATTTTTAATATCTGGCATTTTTACGGAGTATTAGAAAGATTTATAGGCTTATGGTAATTTCTGTTTCTTTATCTTATATACAATTCCATCACTTATTTCTAAAATCATAATAGGCTTATCTGCAATAATTTTCTGAAAGGCCTTTAAAGGAAATCCTCTAGAAATTTGATTTATATCTTGAATGCGAACTTTGTCATTTAATTCGAGCCTTCTTAATTTATTACTAATGTTAGAAACATAATAATTGTCATATAAAAAATACAACGTATCACCATTTTTATCAATATCATATTCTGCTTCATTATTTTCTTTAGCTTTTTCCACAGCTTTTCTTCCTTTATAATATTCTATAAAATCGGCTTCAATAAAAATTACTCCGTTGTTTCTAAATACCTTTTTAACATAGCAATGTTTTCTCTCGAATTTTAATTTATTGAGGGTATCCGTAGCTATTCGTTTTTCTCCTTCTACATTAGTGTTTGTAGTATCTGCAGATGCTGTACCAAGACTATCTGTTTCATAAACTAATCCTTTTTTATAATCTGCAATATCAGATTTAAGCTTCACTAGTTCTTCTTGTAAAGAATCGTTGGTTTTCTGAATTTGATCTATATCTACCTGTGTGTTTTCACTTTGATCGTTAGAAAACGAAGCATCTTTTTCACTTAGATAATATATTCCTCCAGCCATAACAAGAATCACAGTCAGAAAAAAAATCATAAAAATCAAACTGTTCCTCTTACTCTTCTTTAACTCTTCTGAAATAGAAACGAGACGATTCTCCAGCTTCTGTTGTTTCATTCCGGATTTTTCAATCCTATATTGTACCGATAATAATTCGTCTTCTTTATTTTCCATTATCCCTTTTAAATTTGAAGATCAATATCTCACTATTATGGTATCCACTTAATATCTTTAAAATTAGGCTTTCTCTTTTCTAAAAACGCATTTCTACCTTCTTTAGCCTCATCCGTCATATACGCTAGTCGTGTAGCTTCACCTGCAAAAACTTGTTGCCCAACCATGCCATCATCTGTTAGGTTCATAGAAAATTTAAGCATTTTTATAGATGTAGGAGATTTTTCTAAGATTTCCTGAGCCCATTGATATGCTGTATCTTCTAATTCTTCGTGAGGTATTACTGCGTTAACCATCCCCATTTCGTAAGCATCTTGTGCAGAATAGTTTCTACCTAAAAAGAAAATCTCACGTGCTTTTTTCTGCCCTACCATTTTAGCTAAATATGCAGATCCATATCCACCATCAAAACTAGTAACATCTGCATCTGTTTGTTTAAAAATAGCATGTTCTTTACTCGCAAGAGTAAGATCACAAACTACGTGTAAACTATGCCCTCCACCAACAGCCCATCCTGGTACGACAGCTATTACCACTTTTGGCATGAAACGAATAAGTCGCTGTACTTCTAATATATTTAATCTATGCATTCCATCTTGTCCTACATATCCCTGATGTCCCCTGGCTTTTTGGTCTCCTCCACTACAAAAACTGTATACACCATCTTTAGTAGAAGGCCCTTCGCCAGAAAGTAACACTACTCCTATTGAAGTATCTTCTTGCGCATCGTAAAATGCATCGTATAATTCACTTGTAGTTTGAGGCCTAAAAGCATTACGCACATTTGGTCTATTAAACGCTATTCTAGCTACACCATTAGATTTCTTATAAGTTATATCTTGATATTCCTTTACAGTTTTCCAGTTTATCGAATTCATTTCATATTTTTTAATGCTATCAAAAATAATATAATATATTGTATCCAGCTACATCATTATAGTAGTTAAATCAAGTTAAAAAAGTAATATTTTTACATCTTTTGTATAAATTAACATGACATTTGCACGATTTTTGATATTTTAGACAAAACAGATAATTAGAAATTACTATGAAGATTCTTTTTATATTCCTTTTAAGTTGTATTAGTATCATCTCTTATGGACAAGAAAAGCCTTCACTTACTATCGATTGGGAAACGTGGAATACACAACTAATAGAAAACGACTCACGATACACATTAGAGCATAGGGAGATCACTCCTTCTCTATCTTATACCCGTGAAATAATTTCTACTGGCAATTATTTTTTAATGGAAATAAATTTAAGTGTTGATTTACGTAAACAGCATCTTAAAAACGAAGCACCAATTCTTCTGCTTCCTGAAAATAAGTTCATACAATCTAATTACGCTTTTTCTCTTCCTAGTACCGAAAATCAAAATCAAAACAACCTAAGATTTACAATAACAGGAAATGGTGGATATAACACCAATAATAGTGGTAATGGAAATATTAAAAATAATGCCTATAGAGATGCAAGTACATATACTGGCATATATTGCCCTGTAACTGGTGTACCTCTTACCTATTAAAAAACACTTTTATTTGAGACAATTAATCCTCGTTAATTAAACGAATCCCATCTTTTTCTATAACTATCTTTTTAGCTTTGTATAAAGAACCAATTGCCTTCTTAAAACTTTTTTTACTTAGCTGAAAAACGTCTTTAATATCATTTGGGTCAGATTTATCATTAAGATCAATAAATCCTCCGCTCGATTTTAATTCATCAAGTATTTGTTGCGCATTAGGTTCTATTGCACGATACCCGTGTCTTTGTAGCGTAAGATCAATTTTACCATCTGGACGTACTTTTTTCACAAATCCCTTTAGTTGATCTCCAGGAGTAACTTTTTGAAAAATTTCATCTTCATACACCAACCCCAAATGTTTTTGATTCACTATCATATTCCAACCATATGGAGAAGGGTGTGATGCCATTAAATTTACTTCATCATATGCAGATAACAATACTAATGAATTATCAAGAAAAGCATTAGTCTTACTAGAACCAACCAGTCTGTTTGTCTCTTCATCTAAATACACATAAACTAGATACCAACTACCAA
Coding sequences:
- a CDS encoding TIGR00730 family Rossman fold protein, with the translated sequence MRKERRHKGWNEIKTNDSWAIFKIMGEFVNGFERMSKIGPCVSIFGSARTKTDNKYYQLTVDVAQKIVEHGYGVITGGGPGIMEAGNKGAHLGGGTSVGLNIELPFEQHDNPYIDSDKSLDFDYFFVRKVMFVKYSQGFVVMPGGFGTLDELFEAITLIQTKKIAVFPIILVSTEFWGGLIDWVKSTLLDKFGNISAGDMDLIHVVDTPEEVLDILDKFYGQYNLSPNF
- a CDS encoding metalloprotease — protein: MQALSAQHTITIDGTLDAENKVISIQQEITYTNESKDTLREIFLHDWANSFNSKTTPLGERFSEDFLKRFYFAKDYERGATAIESITDKSNSSLTWERYNQTPDIIKLDIDKSLYPGNSVTFILTYKVKIPNEKFTRYGYHKNGNFSLKYWYIAPAVYDTKWNIYSHKNLDDLYAPLTDYTINITLSSDYNLTSEFDQKEASLPNEETKNVQLIGEKRNEVNLYLEKNNSFYDFQMNGLKLISNIEDNDLMPEMKSVATKRIVKFLEKRLGPYPFDKILVSENDYKNNPVYGLNQLPDILRPFPDGFQYEIKQLKSITESYLEKTLIINPRYDAWIKDAIHIYLMMSYTEQYYPDMKIIGNLSKVIGIRWFHAADLDFNDQYFLGYKNMARLFLDQPLTEPQDKLIKFNKNIANAYKAGIGFKYLEDYLEDDNILSEAVKNYYINNTLQLTNSKEFEKILNDLTPKNIDWFFEDFIPTNEKLDFKIKSIKRKNDSLEVTIKNKRNNAMPVSLAGLRDGQLVSKTWITNITGKKKVKIANDDIDKLVLDYDQNIPEVNRRNNHRNLKGIFNKPIQFRFLQDIEDPTRSQVFYIPEFEFNVYDGLTIGSKFYNKTFIRRDFDYRITPSYGFLSKKLIGSAFFQYRDQIADYGLYQIRYAFSGSMFSYAPDLLFRRFSPSVDFSWRPQDLRSNERQRLSIRSVNVFRERDDNDPVETPDYSVFNVRYRYSDFNLLDFTSYIFDYQIAKNFSKLSATFNYRKVFLNNRQINLRLFAGAFLFNDTEKDGDFFSFALDRPTDYLFDFNYLGRSEDTGLVSQQIIIAEGGFKSQLDYPFANQWITTLNANTNIWKWIYAYGDVGFVKNRGMSPKFVYNAGVRVSLVADYFELFFPIASNNGFEINQPNYNEQIRFIITLSPQTLIGLFTREWY
- a CDS encoding thiamine pyrophosphate-dependent enzyme, giving the protein MQPETTITPNISFEEYRNQILRDYKIALISRECSLLGRREVLTGKSKFGIFGGGKELPQLAMARVFRDGDFRSGYYRDQTFMMAIEQYTVEQFFAGLYAHTDIEKEPFAAGRQMGGHFATHSLNEDGSWKNLTKQKNSSSDISPTAGQMPRLLGLAQASKVYRNEKSVKENTNFSINGNEVAWGTIGNASTSEGLFWETVNAGGVLQVPMVISVWDDEYGISVHAKHQTTKENISAVLEGFRRDEKHDGYEIIVVNGWDYPALVEAYETAEDLAREQHIPVIVHVKELTQPQGHSTSGSHERYKSEERLNWEREHDCNKKFKEWIIEHNVATADELLALEKSCKKIVRQGKTSAWNAYLSEIVAEQKQALLMLEAVESKSANKNFISPLVKTLADKDEPIRKDILEATRKTLRYIVKEDFPEKTALQNWINSYIEEIQPKYSDHLYNDFDSNVTKIKEVIPQYAENAEIVDARLILRDNFDQIFSRIPESLIFGEDSGKIGDVNQGLEGLQEKFGDIRVSDAGIREATIIGQGIGMAMRGLRPIAEIQYLDYILYCIQGLSDDLATLRYRTFAKQKAPLIVRTRGHRLEGIWHSGSQMGGLIHLLRGIHILVPRNMTKAAGFYNTLMDSDEPAVVIECLNGYRLKEKMPSNLSEIRTPVGVVETVKEGSDITLVSYGSTLRLVEQAAKELLSLGINAEVIDVQSLIPFDLTHDIVKSVAKTNRLMIIDEDVPGGATGYILHKLIDEQNIYQYLDSEPQTLSAQPHRPAFGTDGDYFSKPSTEDIFEKVYDLMNEVNPVEYPKLR
- a CDS encoding T9SS type A sorting domain-containing protein, producing the protein MKRIVLIVIVFCSAQISFGQATIKTMFYNVLNYPSAPPTNREEILETIIDSYEPDIFMICELETEDGGDEILNDSLNDDGNNYSSAPFLSNFSNSDVELHQLLYYNNQKFTLIQSQRLTTTIRDINWYTLELISDDQSNNPIRIEVFVAHLKASRGADNETKRLNMVREFTDNYANLDENDYVIFAGDFNLYSSEEPAYQELLDANNKIVMVDPITTPGDWSSNITFTDIHTQSTRISSDEFGDFGSGGGLDDRFDFILMSENMINSPELSYKPDTYSAYGNNGNCYNQRIDNADCTGKFDSALRDALYNMSDHLPVVMELQVNQQLLSTTEFVETPKTIQLNSGTIIDDILSLQINNHPEPIDFRIYNTLGQEIVSFSANGNSITNIPVSALSKGMYYLVPVSMNSNTIKFLKKN
- a CDS encoding SPOR domain-containing protein, producing the protein MPDIKNEDLLSLHYQIEKAEVEQQKLEDLLNDRSLELKKNRASKIMFKILCSVLLITTITLIIYVVFWVGNSSSSVTTNNKEFSSFQSEIDGLKNQLNQLKKEQPDLKNIKDLYLYRSLINKDTVYSVQIQSFTTDKVSLVSEKFTNTLFYNDTYYYKLSLGIFETLEEAQEFRKILLQSGIIDKNIFVISYKEGERIRIENPF